The Oreochromis aureus strain Israel breed Guangdong linkage group 7, ZZ_aureus, whole genome shotgun sequence region CAAGGACCAAAGCTGTGATCAGGTTTCACCCTGCTCAGCCTCCCTTATGGAGAAGAGGTGCAATGCAGTTTTCGCCTTTCTCTGACTGTCCCATCTACAGTTTGAGACGACCCTAATGACCATCACTTCTTGGACGTCAGCGCTGAGAGCTACACCTACTGAGTATTATCCAGTCAGATCCAGGAGGATCTGACTGGATAAGCGCAAGTTGACCTTGGTGTGATGAGCCTTTTTCCAAGTTTTTAAACTCACATATTTCTGTTCCTGAGGCTGATAGATAGGCTGAACTTTTTGAACTTGCTTTATAattctctcttcttctcttctgcCACCGTGGATAATGATTTGGGGTTCAGGTTTGGTCACCAAAGTCAAAACCGTGTCCTCAACATTCAGCTCGGACTCAGCGGGTGTAGAAAAggatttcctgttttctgttttccaccTCCAGGGTTTCCACCAGAAGGTGGAAAACTCTGGACCTGTTGCGATGGGAGGAGACTCAGGACTATGGAGAGATTACTGCTCTGGGAATACCGACATTCCagcagaaaaggagaaaaggacGTCTGACATCACCCGATTAGATGCTGACATAATAACTCAAGTTTGACATGAAGTAAACAGACATGGTAAAGTAAACAGACATTTGGCTTGTTTCCCAATATGTAGTGTAttaactgttttattgatttgctACTGACTGatttgttgatgatgatgatgatgatgatgttgatggTGTTTGCATGAAGGGCTCACCTGGCCTCAGACAGAAAGCGGATCTTCAGGTCTGGAGGTAAATCCTCTTTACATGTTTTCACGGCAACCGGTGTTTTGTCTCGCTGCAGAGTCCCTTTGTACACCTCGCCAAAGTTACCCTGTAAAAGATGGCAACAAACCATGGGAAATGAAGGCGGTGAGTGAAGGCTGAGTATAAGGACAGGTAGATGCCTCACCTTCCCCAGCAGGTCCCCCAGCACCACATCCTCATGGTTCAGGATCCACTTCTTGTCCTGCAGAGAAAAAACTCCAGTAAGCACCAAACACCATCACGATAACTAACCTGAATGTACAACTGTATGTGGGTGTAGGAGGGGCTACCTTTACAACGGGGTTTTGCAGCACGACTCCAGATTTCTTGGTAATGACTTGCTTGGTGGTGAAGTGATGCTCAATGAGCTGAGGGATGGTGGTGAAACCCGTCCCCTCAAAGCGGTACTGATTCTaccagagagggtgagagacatTAGCTTAACATATGAGAgagagcgaaagagagagacacacgcagggttactgtgtgtgtatgtatgtcgGCATAGTGGAtgatgaagagtgtgtgtgtgtgtgtgtgtgtgtgtgtgtgtgtgtgtgtgtgtgtgtgtgtgtgtgtgtgtgtgtgtgtgtgtactatcCTGGTGGGGACTTTCTGCAccgtggggaccaaaatccaggtCCCCTCAGCATCACACTGAAAATggggttttagtgtcagggatTAGGTTatgttaggtttagggtaaggggggttaggcattcatttttaatggttagggttaggggtaaggggctagggaaaccattatgtcaatgggATGTCCCCACCAGGATAGCAAACcagacatgtgtgtgtgtgtgtgtgtgtaatcacACGTACATCAGCATACTGGATGATGAAGTGGCGTCTCTGGTCGTCAGAAAACACAGACAGGACGTACTCGCCCGGTTTGCCATGGCTTTCCCTAACAAGAAAGTCTCCCTGTTGCCGTAGTAACTCCTGAGCCTCAATGCGGGGGATGGCGCCGTGGTACCACTCTTGCTCCGCTAGAGGGCGTTCCGATGTGGGGATCACATCAAAGAACTGCTGCAGAgatgcagaagaagaaaaatctccAATATAATCTGATCCTTCCACCTCTGATTCAGACCTCCCTCTCgccccacctcctccagctctccTTGGGGGAAACCAAGGCGTTCCCAAACCAGCTGAGACTAACGATCTCTCAGGTGTCCTGGATCTCCTCCCAACTGGAGATTAAACACCTGAGTAAGGATAAGCACAGCATCCACATCCCTACAGCAATCGCTCCATCAGTcatttttccactgtgttcTCCCTGAGATACCTAAACTCCTCCACCAAGGACCCTAACCCTCCAATACCTAGAGTGAGAACATAGCCTCACACTTGGAGCTGCTCTTTCTCATTCTCTGGAGAAGCTGAAGGTGACGTATCGTCAGTTGACCTGTGATGCCAGAAACGCCAATGAGAAATACAAAGAGGTCGTGGCCAAAGCCAAGTGCCTGAAATTCACGAGCGCTCCCTTTGTTACCCTGTCTGTATCCATAAAAGTTTTGAACAGCATCAGTAACAAAGGGCATCCCCAGTGAAGtgcagcaccaccaccaccaagcCCTCATTGAGGCCGTACAGGAGCTGAATGCCCACAACCACGAGCTAGAAGGCTCTTACTTCCAAAGCACCCTCTACAGGACTGCCCAAGAGACGTAGCTAAATGAGTCCACAAAGCAAAGGTAAACAAGTTGGACAAACTCCTTCCACACCTCAGTTACTGCTTCAGCTAATGCCAGAGTCACACTCTGATTGGCCGcttcctgtcagctgtatctGGACTCCCACAGGCTAATGACTCCTCCGTCCTCTGGAGGCTTCCTTCACCTCTGCTGTCCAGGAAAGGCAACATGACAAGTGCAGCTACATAAGCCcattttccattagtacctactcgggTTGGCTCGCCACAGCTTGCCACTGTTTTCAGGCTTTTCCATTACAATATAGTACCTGGTGCCAGGTACTTCATGTTCATACAAATTACATCACAGGATGCTCGGTCACATTGCTAATAACGACCTCGTGCACATTAGGTGGTACTCcattgtaatggaaaacaagTCGAGGCAAGTCAAGCTGAcccgagtaggtactaatggaaaaggggatATACAGTCTCAGGTTTTCTGAAGCTCTCCCAGACCAGAGACCTGGTTTTAAATGACTTGTGTCAACAGTGGGTTCAGTGATGTGACATATAAACgggttcagtgttggaaagtCTTACCGAGGTAGAGGAACCCAGCATTGCTTTGGGAGATCGAATCATCCCGGCCAGAGAGTGACGAAGAGTGTCGAATCGAGATCCCCGGTCCTTCACTTTGTCCTGAAAACACACCCCCACACCCCCACACTATAAATCCAGAGCTCTACACTCAGATgttaaatgtggaaaaaacGCTTGTGAAAAGGAGTCTCCTTCTGTCAGTTCTAATCAATTAATTAAAACTAGTAATTGAACATTTACAGTCGATCCAACAGAGCGAGTATCGTCCTCGTATGGCAGTGCGGCGGGTGGTGGTGGCGGGGGAGGGGAAGCGGCAGCATCTGCCATCTTGGCGTCGAGCAAGGCCTTCTGGGAGGCAAGGCTTGCCTCTGAGCTGCGCAGCGATTGGACGGCCTGCCGTAGCTCAAGGAGAGAGAGTTTCTGACTGAGCAGCAGGACGCAGCTGAGGGTGAGAGACACAGACagtcagagagacagagagagagagaaagctctGACTCCACCTCCTCGCACTCACTCGCTCTTCCTCTCCGCGCTCTGCTGACTTGTCTGGATTTTGTTGTCCAGGTCGTCAGCCAACGCCTCCTTGCCCTGCAGATTCTGCTGAGTCAGCTCCAGCTCCTCTGTTGCCGACGACAACCTAAAGACAATTAAAACAAGGGTTAGTAgccacacccacatacacacaaagagagtGCTGTAACTCCACTAAGTACACTGCCCCCCATCACACTGACCCTGAAGCCAAACAGGCCAAAGCAGGGAGAGTGGTGTTCAGGACCCCAGGCAGAAATCACAGGGGTCTGCGCTCACCAAAATCAGATACTAACAGGTACAACAAGCTTTTACTTTGGTGGGTTAcggcaaacactgaaatgaaatttTGAAAGAGCTCACTTGGCTCTCAAGCTTTCGGCTGTCAGCGTGTTCCACAGAATCTCATTGGGCAGGTTGTCTGTCTCCTCCAAAAGAGACGCGTCAAACTCCACAGTTGCCTCCGGCGTCTCCGGCGACCTAAGAGAGGTAGGAGGGTGATTACCAGTGCAACCCGGACAACGAGGTGTCCTGTCCAACAGGTGTGAGCTCACCTGTAGGCGTCGATGAAGTGCTGATACTCGGCAAGAGGATCGATCTGCTCAACTGCCGCCGCAATCTCCTGATGGACCTTCACGATCTCCTCAGAGAGAAGACTGCTGATCTCACAGTACTCCTCAAGAATACTTTTCCTGcaacaatacacacacaaaaaagtagcTCACAGTACTCTTCCAGAACACTTTTACTGCAGTAACAGACAGGTATGAGATAGTGTGACAGTGGTCATGTGACTCACAGGGCAAGTGTCATGTCTTCCTGCATCCTCTGCAGAGCGTCCAGTAGGGCGGGTGCGGCATGACACCGGTGTTCATCCTGCTGCGTCCGGGCGCTGCACACGGCGAGCACGTACTGGTTGTGAAGGTTGTGGAGCTTCCCCATAGCCTTGTCATAACGGTCGCGGGCACGCTCCACCTCACGGCCTTTAATTGGAAGTGAGAGACGGTGGGGGAGGAGTCAGAAGGACAGTGTGACAAAGGGAGCGCTCATTGGATTTCAGGGACTCACCTTTGGCCACAGCCTCTCTGTATTTCTCTTTGGCATTGCTGGCATCACGGCTCAACTGACGATACGTCACCTTCAGCTTATCCAGGTCAGTCCTGGTTACCTAGCAACCATAACCATACCAAGAAGTAATGAATGAATCTTAACCACATGCCTATGAATTTCAATGGTGGATGAAATCATAATGATTGTTTTTTAACtaattgaaattattttaaaactgataaaaactaaGAGACGTCCTCAGGTGACCTCACTCAGTCCATCATGCTTGTAAAAGCCCTGGCGTGCTTATATTATGCACCAACAGGAAATTAACTTTTAGCTGAGGCTCTGCCTCAGTctgatgcccccccccccctcctgcACACCTTGTGGATGTGGCTCTCCAGCTGCTGATGAAGACTTTGGTAGCTCTTCTTCACCTGCTGCTTGTCCCGGATCAGCGTGGCGAGACGGTGCAGCGGCCCCGAGTTCAGATCGTCGGCGTGACTTCTCATTATCCGACCCAACGCCTCTGTCTGACGAATCACCTGCGACCACgactgggacacacacacacacacacatacactcttaGACTGGTTCACATGCTCTGCCCCTCCCACTGAACCGACAGCTGAGCCGCTCACCTTACTCACAGTGCTGACATAGTCAGCAGTTTCTTGTTTCTCCATCTGCTGTGTCATGCTGAGCAGCAGAGCGGCGTACTCTTTATCACTTTTCACCCGCAGCGTCATGAAGCGCTTCACCGTCTCCAGCAGCTAGAAGGCAGGTAGCAAGAGTGAACcagacaggaagtgaaagtGAAGAGGAGGAAGCGCAGAATAACACAATAACACAAAAGACAGATGTTTGACACAGAATGtagataaaagatggacatggccACTGTGACACACTGATTTTTTGAGTCTCAACGTTAGCATTTTGGATGAAGCCATGTTATTTCTTTGATTAAGGAAGTGACCATATTTGTCCGAGAGGGCAGATTTACCTAATGCTTAATACTTACTCAGCGCTGTGTGATATCAAATCAAAATCTTCAAATTTCACTCACAAAACTGAAGATCACCTTTCTCAGGCCTGTTAGTACAGTAAgctcacagcagccatattaaTTAACATAATTAAAAATGTTCCAAAAGGCTCCAACAAACTTTAATATACAAACTTTAAAAAGGTGTTATATAAACATTCACACTCATACAGGTGTTTAAACCAGTAAATTATCTATAGAGACC contains the following coding sequences:
- the fer gene encoding tyrosine-protein kinase Fer isoform X2; the encoded protein is MGFGRDLRNSHEGLLKLQDWELKLLETVKRFMTLRVKSDKEYAALLLSMTQQMEKQETADYVSTVSKSWSQVIRQTEALGRIMRSHADDLNSGPLHRLATLIRDKQQVKKSYQSLHQQLESHIHKVTRTDLDKLKVTYRQLSRDASNAKEKYREAVAKGREVERARDRYDKAMGKLHNLHNQYVLAVCSARTQQDEHRCHAAPALLDALQRMQEDMTLALKSILEEYCEISSLLSEEIVKVHQEIAAAVEQIDPLAEYQHFIDAYRSPETPEATVEFDASLLEETDNLPNEILWNTLTAESLRAKLSSATEELELTQQNLQGKEALADDLDNKIQTSQQSAERKSDCVLLLSQKLSLLELRQAVQSLRSSEASLASQKALLDAKMADAAASPPPPPPPAALPYEDDTRSVGSTDKVKDRGSRFDTLRHSLAGMIRSPKAMLGSSTSFFDVIPTSERPLAEQEWYHGAIPRIEAQELLRQQGDFLVRESHGKPGEYVLSVFSDDQRRHFIIQYADNQYRFEGTGFTTIPQLIEHHFTTKQVITKKSGVVLQNPVVKDKKWILNHEDVVLGDLLGKGNFGEVYKGTLQRDKTPVAVKTCKEDLPPDLKIRFLSEARILKQYDHPNIVKLIGVCTQRQPIYIVMELVPGGDFLSFLRKKKDELKTKQLLRFAVDAAAGMAYLESKNCIHRDLAARNCLVGDNSVLKISDFGMSRQEDDGIYSSSGLKQIPIKWTAPEALNYGRYSSESDVWSYGILLWETFSLGVCPYPGMTNQQAREQVEKGYRMACPQRCPDDVYKVMQRCWQYSPEDRPKFSELQRDLAAIKKK
- the fer gene encoding tyrosine-protein kinase Fer isoform X1, with protein sequence MGFGRDLRNSHEGLLKLQDWELKLLETVKRFMTLRVKSDKEYAALLLSMTQQMEKQETADYVSTVSKSWSQVIRQTEALGRIMRSHADDLNSGPLHRLATLIRDKQQVKKSYQSLHQQLESHIHKVTRTDLDKLKVTYRQLSRDASNAKEKYREAVAKGREVERARDRYDKAMGKLHNLHNQYVLAVCSARTQQDEHRCHAAPALLDALQRMQEDMTLALKSILEEYCEISSLLSEEIVKVHQEIAAAVEQIDPLAEYQHFIDAYRSPETPEATVEFDASLLEETDNLPNEILWNTLTAESLRAKLSSATEELELTQQNLQGKEALADDLDNKIQTSQQSAERKSDCVLLLSQKLSLLELRQAVQSLRSSEASLASQKALLDAKMADAAASPPPPPPPAALPYEDDTRSVGSTDKVKDRGSRFDTLRHSLAGMIRSPKAMLGSSTSQFFDVIPTSERPLAEQEWYHGAIPRIEAQELLRQQGDFLVRESHGKPGEYVLSVFSDDQRRHFIIQYADNQYRFEGTGFTTIPQLIEHHFTTKQVITKKSGVVLQNPVVKDKKWILNHEDVVLGDLLGKGNFGEVYKGTLQRDKTPVAVKTCKEDLPPDLKIRFLSEARILKQYDHPNIVKLIGVCTQRQPIYIVMELVPGGDFLSFLRKKKDELKTKQLLRFAVDAAAGMAYLESKNCIHRDLAARNCLVGDNSVLKISDFGMSRQEDDGIYSSSGLKQIPIKWTAPEALNYGRYSSESDVWSYGILLWETFSLGVCPYPGMTNQQAREQVEKGYRMACPQRCPDDVYKVMQRCWQYSPEDRPKFSELQRDLAAIKKK